The DNA region ATAAAATTATCAACAGTTCTCGTTGATGTCTCAGCATCATAGTCCCATCCAAAAAGAAGCAACTCTTTTCGACTTAAAGGCCTTCCCTCATTTGAAAAGAAAAGCTTTAGAATCTGCGCTTCTTGAGCTGTAAGCTTGAATTGATTCTTCCCACTTACCGCTTCAAGTGTTTTCAAGTTCACTTGATTGTCGCCAAATTGAAATTCCACAAGGGACTCATTAACTTCAAGATCACTTTGTCCCTTTCTATGATCATACCAATCTGATTGTTGTAAAAGTCGTTTTACACGCAAAAGAAACTCGTCTAAGTCAAAAGGCTTAGCGATATAATCATCAACGCCATCCTCTAGGCAACGTACTTTATCGCGGGTCTGATCCTTAGCAGATAGAACGAGAATTGGAGCTTGAAGATTCTCTTCACGGATGGCCTTAATTATCTTGTGCCCATCAAGTCCAGGAAGCATGAGATCGAGAACAAGAAGATCTGGCGACCATTTTTTCCACGTATCTAATCCTCGAATACCATCGCCTTCAACTTTTACATCGTGCCCCTGCAAAGAGAGATTGAGCTTAATCCCCTCAGCAATATGAAATTCATCTTCAATAACCAATATCTTCTTTTTATTTTGATTCATAGAGAATCCTTTTTATTCCAAATCACTCGCGGAAAACTTAACTTGAAAAGACAACCTTTTTGCAACCCTTCACTATGAACACTGATTGATCCATGATGGAGTTTTGTCACTTGCCACACAAAATAAAGTCCAAGACCTGAGCCTTTGACACTCTTTCCAACTTGGAAAAACTTTTTAAACACTTTCTTGAGATGTTTCTTTTCAAGTCCTATACCACGATCTTGAAATTCTAAGAAACACTTTGAACCGGCAGTATTCAATGAGATATTCAACTGGCCCTGACCATCTTTCTTATAGCGCTGAGCATTTGAAATAAGATTGAGAACAAGCGACTCAAAGAGCTTCTTATCCACTTCACACCAGCATTCATCACTTTCGTTGAATTCTATCGTCAAATCGTCAAAGTGGTGGGATGACTTTTCAACAATCGATGAAATAAAGTCACCTAGGTTTAATGTTGACCTCTCCCCTTTGTAACTTCTATCTTCAATTCTTCCTAAATAGAGTATTTGCTCAACATTCTCTGCAAGTCGCTCAGTATCTTTTTTCATGAACTCGAGATATTTTAACTGATCTTCTCTTGAGAGTTCATGTTTGGTGAAAGTATCGAGGAACAGTCTAAGTGATGCAATTGGAGTTTTAAGCTCGTGAGTGAAACCATTAATGAAACTCTGTTGCATACGATAGAGCTGAATCATTTTTTGGTAGTAGACATAGATGATAGACATTCCAAAAAGAATGACCGTTAAAAGAATACTTAAAATAAGAATCAAGACCCAGCTTTGAGTATCGAGATCCTGTTTTTCTTCGAGCTTATACTTGATAACAAAGTTGGCCATGGCCTCTTGCACACGAAGATAGCTATCGAGATAGAGATAGTAACTAACGCCCAGGGCTATAATCGTTAAAACGAGGATTAATAGTGGTCTATTCCACCAACGTAACTTTTGCATAATTTAGCTTACCACGAAAGAATGGGATTAAAAACTTCACTCTTGCCCACCAAATTGTTAGAATTATGAGCAATTTTAAGAGTTATTTCTAAGTAAAAATCAAAGACGAGGTTCTCTATGATGCCAATCAATAAAACAATCGATCATACTTTACTCAAGCAAAATGCAACGAGTGAGCAAGTAAAACGTTTATGCCAAGAGGCCATGGAATATGAATTCGCCTCAGTTTGCATCAACCCAACACACATCAAACTTGCAAAAGAGATCTTGAAAGATAGTCCGGTAAAAGTTTGTACTGTTATTGGTTTTCCACTAGGGGCCAATGCAACTGAGACAAAGGTATTTGAAACAAAGAAGGCCATTTCTGATGGAGCCGATGAAGTTGATATGGTTATTAATATTGGTGCTCTTAAAGAGGGAAATTTTCAACTAGTAGAAGATGATATTCGCGCTGTTGTTTTGGCCGCAAAAGAGCAAGATTCTAAAAGTGAAATTATTGTTAAAGTTATTATTGAGACAGCTCTTTTAGAAAAAGAAGAAATTGCAACAGCAACAAAGATCACAGATAAGGCCAAGGCCCATTTTGTAAAAACATCAACTGGCTTTGCCGGCGGCGGAGCGACAATCGAAGATGTAAAACTGATGAAGTCTACAATTGAAAGCAACATGCTCATAAAGGCTTCAGGTGGAATTAGAGACCTTGAACAGGCTAAGGCCATGATTGAAGCTGGTGCCAGCAGATTGGGTGCGAGCAGTGGAGTTCAAATCATGCAAGGCCTTACATCTAAGAGTGACTATTAATTCGATAGATTAGCTATTAAAGAAGTCCAGGGGAAGTCCGCCAAGTCTAGCGAGCTTCTCCATTCTCTGAGGACTAAGTCCCGTTGCACTTAGTTTTCCATCTTCAAATGTTGCAATCACTTGAGATGTAATCATATCCCCTTCCATGCCCGTAAGTTCACGAACCTCGCTGATCACTCTATTTCCATCACGATCCCTTGAAATTTGAATAACAAAATCAACTGCTGAAACAAGTAATTTACGAATTACTTTTATAGGAACATCAAAGCCAGTCATGAGAAAGAGGGTTTCAATTCTTTGAAAGCACTCTCCAGGAGAACTCGCATGAACCGATGTCATTGAGCCATCATGACCAGTGTTCATGGCCTGTAGAAGATCAAAGATTTCTGCACCTCTAACCTCTCCGATAATAATTCGATCAGGTCTCATTCTCAATGTATTTTTAACGAGCTCTCTGATACCAATATCCGCTTTTGATGTGGAGCGAGAAGCAGCTTCAAGCCTTACAACATTTGGGCGATTGAGCGATAATTCAAGAGTATCTTCAATCGTTACAACTCTCTCTCCAACAGATAACTCACCAAGAAGCATATTTAAAAAAGTCGTCTTACCGACCCCCGTTCCTCCGGAGACGATGACATTCATATTTGCACTAACAAGGGCCCTCATTAGCTCACACCAGTTTTCATTAAGGCCAAAAGCATTTGGGTTTTTAGCAAAAGACTGGGCCACTTTTAAATAGCGACGAATAGAGATTGCAGGCGAGCCAGAACTAAACGGTTCGATAATAGCATTAATACGACTTCCATCGGGAAGATTTCCATCGAGAATAGGATGATTAACATCACAAGTTCTCTTATTAAATTTCGCGACATCTGATATGAATTCATACATATCAGTTTTAGTTAATTGAACATTGAGCTGAATGAATTTACCACCACGTTCAACGAAAACTGTTTTAGGATCATTGATGACTATTTCACTTATCCCCTTTTTCGTGCTTAGCTCATTAATCATATTCCAAACACTGTTTGCCTCATTCATCATTTATAGCTCCAAAGGAAGAAAAAATTCTTTATCATCAATAGATGCACTGTATGTTAATAGATTGTGTATTAGACTTTCTTTTAAGTCGCGATCCAAAAGATCGTAGAGAGAGAAGTAATCTTCACCATTTTCAAGATGATACTTAACCTTATCAACTCCAAGGTATGTTCCTAGATGTTGTAGAACGATATAGAGGTAATCGACTTGAAGAACTCTCGAACCAGTTAAGCGGATAAGCTCTAGTGTATGCTCTTTGCCAATCATTGGATTGCCCTGAAAGCTTGCATCTAAATCCTTGGACTCAATCGACCAAAGCTTATAATACATGCCAAGTTGAAAAGAGCGAGAGTAACCGGCGATAGAAAAAGAAGAGAGCTGATCTTCAAATTCTAGGATTTCTTTTAAAATCTTCGTATCTTCTTTTTTTGGATATTCTCCACGCATTTTCTTTTCAAGATAAAACGCTGCGATTCTCGATTCAAAAGGCTTCCATCCCTGCGCCTTAACTTCCTTTTCAAGAATAAAGCTCTCCTCTCTTTGACCTGTCATTTTCTTTATCATGGCAAGTAAGCTAGGCATTGAATAAATTGTTGAGTGAATAAGACCCATGTCTTTAGCTGCGGACTGGATATTCATCCTCAACAATGTTGCGAAATCAGATGGAAAATTAATATAGGGATATTTTAACACTTGGCCCTTCTTCTCTTTTTTTCTTTAATTTTAAATAATTTAGGCCCTGGGAACAAGAGTGCAATCTTTGAAGATTTTTTTTATTGGGCTATAATAGAACAATGAAAATTCCTACATTTGAGAAAATAAAAACTAACGACATCGCACTACCCGAGTTAACGACTCAACTAAAGTCGTCAACTAAAAATCCACTCTACACAGACTTGCGTGGTTTAAGCTATGCCGCAGTCAGTTCGACGATTCAAAATATTAGAAATGCGTTTATTGAACTAGAAAAGGACCCCAATATTCCGTATCCTTTCTATGTCATTACTGACTTTGATATACCCCATTGCCCATTTTTGACGATCGATACAATTGAGAAATTGCCCGAGTATTTCATTCAAAAACAAATTCGAGTTAAGAATAAAGAATTATCTCTTTTAAATAAATCCTCTATACTGGCCCAAAAAATTTCCAATATCAATATTGACCAGCTCAAGGCCAAGGCCATTCCCATAGTAAAAAAACAAAGAAAACTCTTCGAAAAAAGTAAAGAGAATACATTTTACGAAGAACTTATCGAATTAAACGAGAGAAGATAGGCCCATGGTTAAAAGAATAAAAAAAATAACAGAAGACAAAATGAAAGAACTTCAAGGCTTTGAAGAGGTCATGGATCTTGTCGTTGATGAAATTGAACAAGTAGAGTCAAAGAAAAATAGAAGAGACAATGAAAAGCTCACAGAAAGCTATAAAATTAGTGCTTTTCTAGAATCAGAACTTAATCGACACAAAAAGCTAGATCTTCTCTACGCAGTTAAATTGCCAAGTAAAATAAAGAGCGACAATACAGAAGCTCTCATTGAAAGCTTAGAGAAATCAAGAATTCAACTCAAGCATAAGCTCGTTCACAAATATATTGAAAACGATAGTGCTCTTAATAAGAATATTGAACTTCTTTTTAAAAGGGCCTTTGGAGGATAGGATGAAAGTCCTAATCATATCCTTTTTACTCATTAGTACAGTTCGTGCTCAAGATGTCATTAGCCATGCTTTTGTTCAACCCCACTTTGAAATCGTCAGAAAAATACTTCTGGCCGCTCTAGAAGAGACAAAAAAAGACTATGGCCCTTATATCTTAAAAGAAACTCCAAAATACACTCAAGCACGAGAGGTCGTCCTTACAGCAGATAATAAGATGCTCAATCTCATCTGGTCCATGACTTCAATTTCGAGAGAAGAAAAACTTCAACCCGTTAAAATACCTTTGTTGATGGGTCTCATAGGTCTTAGAACTCTCATCATTAGAAAAGAAGATAAAGTTCGCTTTGAAAATATAAAGACAATTACTGAACTAAAAAAAATTAAGCTCGGCCAAGAAAAAGATTGGCCGGACACAGAAATTTTAAGATCACAAGGATTCAATGTTTTTCCTTTTAGTAGTTACAACTCCTCTTTTGATCTTCTTCGCATTGGACGATATGACTTCTATCCTCGCGGTGTTACAGAACCTTATACAGAAATACACCAATATGGCCTAGGAGAATTAATTGTAGATCAGACTCATGCTTTGTTTTACCACGCCCCTTTTTTCTTCTTTGTAAGTAAGAAAAATAAAAGGCTCCACAAGAGATTAAATGATGGAATGGAAAGACTCGTCTCGAAAGGAAAGATAAGAGAATTGCTTCTCAATGATGCTATTGTTCGCGTCTCTCTTTTAAAGTCTAAAATTAGTTCGAGAAAAATTCACTACATCAACAATCCTTTTTTTCCAGACGAGGAGCTTAAAAAAAGAAAAGAGTTGTGGCTTGATCTTGAAAATTTAGATGAGATTTTAAGCAAGGAGCCTTTGAAAAATCAAAAACTCCTTGAAAATTCTTTTTTAAAGGACATTTAAAATAATCGGTCCGCCAACGTGCTTAAAATCATCCATTGTCAGTGTCGTGACATCATAACCTGAAAGTTGGTCTTGAATAATTTTTAAAAGATACGTTTTAAAGTCAGGTATTTCAGAAAGACCAAAGTTATTGATAAATTCTTCAAACTTAGCGTCAATTTTATCATCGAGGCTAATCTCTCCCTCACTTGTTAACACAAGATTGCAAAAGCTTTTAAACTCATCAACAGTAAGCCCCATTTTCTGCGCACTATCTTCCTTAGCATAATTGCCTAGAAGAAAGTTCGCTAAGCTAGAGAGGATAATGGCCTCAAAGTCGATTTCTTCAATTTTATAGTTAATATAAAAAGTATCAGATAGTTTTCCCTCTTCAACGAGCTTGTTAAATGCAACTTTAAATTGTGAAATAAAAGGAGCAGATTGATTAAAAAGTTCGGCCCTCTTTTTCCATGTCAAATAAGTTTCAACATCACTAACGGCCTTAGCTTTTTCTGCGCGTCCATTTTCACTATAGCGAACTTGCTCATTAAATGTATTATCGAGAAAATCTTCCCAAAAGCTTCCGACAAATGTTTCATCCTCACCTTCAAATTGAAATTGGCGAAGGTTTTTTTTCACTTCTTTTTGAACGAGAGAAATAAGGGAATTTCCAACTTTATAGACATCAGTAAACTCGAAGAGATTAAAAATTGAATCATCGGCAACGAATTCTTTGATCTCACCTTTCAAGGCAAAGTCCATAAGGTAAGCATAACCAAGAATCATTCTTTCTTTCGTTCGATTTCCCGTTCTAGTAAGAGCAACAGACCCACTCTTAAGCGAGTTATCTAGTGTTGCCTTAGCATTTATGAGGCGAACAAAGTTGAAGTGAAGGTACTGGAATCTCTTTTCATCAGTAACCTTATTAAGCTGCTCATAAATAGACTCAAAACCTTTTTCAAAGGCCATAAGAGCATTCTTGTGCAGACCTTGTTCCTTGGAAATATTTTGCAATTCTCCAGTGATTCTCTTTTTAGATGTAATAAAGTGATCAATATGAGAAAAGCTTGGAAAACTATTATCGACTTCAAGTGATTCGAAATAATCAACAAAACCAAAGTCGTTCATAAAATTCTTTTTAAAATGAAATTCTTCCTCTTGTAGAGTTAGAAACCCCTCTGAGACATACTTGAAAAGGTGGGCATAAGCATTTTCAACTCCCATTTCCGTGTAGAGGTCGCTGATTAGCTTTTTTACATGCTCAACATAAACACACTCATCATCAAATTCAACAAGCAGAAGATTGTCTTCAGTTAGAAAATAATTATCGTGTTCAGGATAGAGCGGATCTTCCACATCGAAGGTCCAAATATTGAACTTACCTTTCAAGAAAAGAGCAAACTCACTACTTGAAGCAAATTCCAAGCGAACCTTATCATCTTCACATTCTGCTGTGGCCACAATCCAACGAGGAAAATGCTCGAGATCCAAATTATCTTTGCTCCAAAGATCGATTGTGTGACAAACTTTTCTCTGGTCTTTTGTCATGAGTGGCAATGTTTGTGAGATCTTGTCGAGAGGAAGGTCTTTAACAACCAAATAGAGAGGTTGAACAGGAAAGTGCTTTAAGTCTTTTCCCGCTTCGACGGCACTTTCAATCAACTCGATAGAAGTGTAGGCCTTGGCCTCAGTTAGAATGTTCTCAATAACATTTAGTGACTTTTTTTCACTCACGCCAAATGCTCCCTTTGATTTAAAATTAATCCTGTGGATATAGCATAGAGGAGAACTCTTGCAAAGCTAACTTCTTGTAAACTGAAGAGTTAGCATCTTTAAGACTCATTGATTATCAATAACTTACAGCTCAATAGTTGAGAATTTTCACCGATAAGAGGGATATGGAAATTAAAAAACTAAATAGTCTCATTATTTTATTGAACTTCGCCCTTAGTCCACAGGCCCTAGGCTCTACTCAGGTACAAGAAATGCTCGCTGTGCAAAAGCGACTCTTCTCCCCACAAGTTGACTTTAAACTCTTTCAACAGTCTTCTAAAAAGATTATCGATTCACTAGATAAAGAAATACAGAGGAGCTCGTCTTCTCTATCCAATCAACCTGGTTACAAAAAGTTAATCGAAAATCAAAAGAAGGCCAAGCGACTACTCTTTTTACATAAGTCATTTTCACAATGCCAAACAGATAACAATCTTATCGAGCGAAGTTTTAATGCTGCCCAAACAGCAGAGCTCACTCCTTGCCAACCAAGTGGTGACCAATTCCAACAAATAAAAAGTTGGAGTGGCGATGTCACCAAGGCAATGGAGCGCAATATGAAGAAAAGGCTTCAAGCTCAACTCATCGATCGCTCTTTAAAATCGAATATCCGTTCACAGCTTATTTTTGAAAAACGCTATGCCAATGTTTTAAAGGCACCTCCTCTTTCAAGTGAGAAATTATGTCAAAACCTTGAGTGCACTAGCGAGCAGAAAAAGAGCATTGACCAATATATTGAAAACCTTCGTAGAGAGTTTTCATCGAAGCCAAGCTATAGCAAAGAAGAACTTAAAAACTATCTCAATGAGGGCGTTGATAAGCTCAATAGAAATCTTTCGAAAATTGATCTCAAAGGTAATGAGAGATGGTATTGGTTTGACAAGATTGATCTACCTGAAAAAAATGCTCACTACTCTCAATACAGAAAGCAGTACTTAGAAATGGCCAGTGATCCTCGAGGAGCTCTTTTAATGAGTTCAAACCTACGAGACGAAATGGGAGAACTTCATCTATACAATAGAGATCACGATGAATTCATCACAACCGGAAAAGATAAATTTTCTTTTAGGCCACACGAGAAAATTAAACATGATGATATAGAAGAGGCGGCTAAAGAGATATCGTCAAAGCTTCAAGAGCATATGCTCGATCTTAGTACGATGACAAAAGAGCCTAGCGTTCCTAAAAACCGCATGCTTCAGGGAGATTTCATTGAAAACTCAATGAAAGATCAGGCCTTGCAAAAAAACCTCACAGACCTGATTGCAAACTCCCCTCACGCTCTTGGACCGATTCTTTTAAACTCACCTGAACTCTCGGCCATAGCCTGTTCATTAATAAAAGATATTGACCGCCAAAGTGAACAAGCAAAAAAACGTGATGAACTAGCAATTATTGCAGCGGCCATTGGAGGGGGACTTCTCATTGCCACAGGGGTTGGAGCCGTTGTCGGTGGAGCTCTTTTAGGGGGAAGTCTAACTGCTGGGCTCGCTGCTGGAGGTGCAGCGCTCACCATGTCAGCACCAGCGGCCATGGCACTTGGAGGAGCTGAAGCAGCATATTGGACTCAGAGCTCTTTTGAAAAATATGACGACTACGATCTCTCTAGAAAAGCAATTCTCTCGGGACTTTCAGATGATCAAGAAAAGATCGAATACCAGGAGGCCTTTGAGAGATTCAAAGAAGCCAGAACAAATGCTGTTCTCGCTGTTGGACTTAGTGCACTCGATCTTTCTGCAGTTAAAGCAATTAATCTTCTTAAAAAGGCAAAAGGAACAAGTCAGGTTTCAAAAGATGAAATCGACAAGCTCTCGGCCTTTTACCAAAGAAGTAGTGATGAAGCTTATGCTGAAAATTTAAAAAATCTCGCGCAAAAACTAGATAATAAAGAAGATTACGACCTCTTTATGACACTTTCATCCCAACTACCAGCAGATGCTCTTGAGAAAATGTTCTCTATGGTTAGACAACTGGATACTGATGAAATGGCCAAGGTTGTTAAAAATGCAGTAAAAGAAGCGAAGAAATCTTGTGTAAAATAAAGATTTCTTTCTTTTTGTAATAAGTTCTAACCTATCTTAAAGCAAAGGGGCCTTTTTCCTTGAAATAGCGCCTCTAAATGCTTAAAAACTCCTTTTAACTATAGAATTATTATCGTTCTGGTCTATAATATGATTTAGATCATATTGAGAATACGCGTCGATTGCTAAATTATGCTTAAGCAAAAATTTAGCTTTCGTTTGTAAACGGGAATTTACCATGAAGAATTCAAGAGAAATGAATGGATGTGAGCACTGCCCTTCAAAAGGTCAGGGGATCTTTTGTGAGCTGAAGAACTCAGAACTACATGAGATTTCAGAGCATAAAGTGACCAACACGTACAAGAAGGGACAAACTCTCTTTGTGCAAGGGAATCACCCATTTGGAATTTACTGTATTAATTCTGGTAATATCAAAGTGACGAAAACGGGACCTGATGGAAAAGAATCAATTGTTCGTATCGTTAAAGGCGGAGACGTTCTTGGTCATAGAAGCCTTTTTACAAATGATTACTACTCGGCAACGGCCACGGCCATTGAAGACTCAAAAGTTTGTTTTATCGATAAAAAGTATATCTTGAAAGTGATTGAAGAAAAACCAAGTGTTGCTCTCAATGTCATTAACAAATTAAGTCGAGATATGGGTGCAGCGGAGTCAAAACTTACTTCACTTCACCAAAAAAATGTTCGTGAAAGACTCGCTGAATTATTTCTACTTCTCAAAGAAACACACGGAGAAGAAGTTTCCACAGGGCGCTTCAAGCTCAATATCAAACTAACAAGAGAAGAGATGGCCACAATGATTGGAACGGCCAATGAAACTCTTATACGTTTTATCTCTGAATTTAAAGATGAGAATCTCATCGAGCAAGAAGGGAAAGTTCTCTTTGTTGTTAACGAAGAAAAACTTGTCGATTGGGCCAACTTAAATTACTAATCAAATTATATCTATTCTACATAATGAAAAAACCGCCCTTTAAAAGGCGGTTTTTTTTTATCAATTACTATCTATAATTTTTTAAAAAGCTTATCTAAATCATATTCTTAATAGTTTTGTCGAACTAAATTAAGAACATGAAAAGAGTAAGTGAAGAAAACATAATAGAATTAGATGATTCAACCATCTGTGAGATCGAACAAGCCGTCGACACTCATACCTTCCCTATTCAATCAGACCTCTTCTATGAGGGGCAAATTCCAATCGTTGGCTACCTTCTTCTCGATGGTCACGTACAGATGCTTAGGAATAAGAAAGTAAAAGCAATCATCAGTAAGGGTACTTTATTTGGCGTTAAAGAGCTTATGACAAACTCTCCATCGCACTACAGTGCTCAGATCCTACCAGGAACTAAGGTTTGCTTTTTAGACAAGAGCTCTGTGCTTGAATTCATTGAGAAACATCAAGGACAAGATATTGGAGAATTATTTCAGAAATTGATCAAAACTTAAGTACATCTTAACAAAGGTCCTGAGAGAAAATGATTTAGATCATGTTTTTTTGACTTCGAAGTACTTAAAATTATAATTGAAATAAAACAAGGGATTGAAATATGAAAAACATCGTTATCTGTGCTTCTTTAAATGACCACAGCCTAGATTTACTAAAACTTCTCAAGGGAAATGATCTTTTAAAAGATGCAAAACTTCACTTTGTTCACTGCTTTGAGATTCAAATTTATACTTCAGATTTTTCTCCTTACGTTTTTCCAACTGAAGAAAAATATCCAGAAATTGAAACATCTTCTAAAGCAATTCTTGGTAACCTTGCCAAAGAAATCTGTACAGAAGAGCAACTTAAAAATGCTGATTTTCAGTGTTTCTTTTCTCACTCTCCTAAAGAGAGAGTTCGTGAGTATCTCAAAGAATCAAATGCCGATCTTGTTGTCGTAGCGACAAGAGGAAAACATGGAATCGAAGGTCTCTTTTCAAGTTCTTTTGCAGAACACCTTCTTAAATATTCTCCATGTGACATTCACATAATGAGACCAAAAGACGAAGAATAAAATCAACGGTATTAAGCGAAACTGAGATGAAAGAAGTTGTTGTTCAAAAAATTCAATGCAAGCACTGTGAAGAGGAAACACTCAACCCTCTATTCAATCAAGAGGACACACAAAAGCTTGTGCCTTTTTGTTGTAATGGTTGTCGAGCAGTCTACAACCTACTAAACGAAAAAGGTCTCTCTCAGTATTACAATATCAAAGAAAAGGCCCAGACAAAAGGAAATGGACCAGTAGAGCTTGCTCAAGATAAATTTTCTTATCTCAATGATAAAGACTTTATTAACGACTTTTGCCTCATTCAAGAGAATGGTGACATTAGTGTTGATTTCTATCTTGAAGGAGTTCACTGTCTTGCCTGTCTTTGGCTTATTGAAAAAACTCCTGAATTTATCCCTTCCCTAAGATCAGCTAGACTCGATCTAGGAAAACAAGTTGCAACATTTGTTGTGAAAAAAGATCACTCTTTAAGTGAAGTTGCCAGTGAAGTTTCAAAACTTGGCTATCGTCCTCACCCACTAAAAAAAGGTGGCAAGATTGAAAAACTTAAAAGACTTGAAGAGAGAAAGACACTTCTAAAAATTGGTGTTGCGGGGGCCTGTGCCGGAAATGCGATGCTTTATGCTGTAGGTCTCTATGCTGGAGCTGATGGCCTTTTTGCTAAGTATTTCGAGTATATTACTTTTCTTTTTTCTCTGCCTGTTCTCCTTTATAGTGCGACTCCTTTTTATCAAGGTGCAAGATCAGCACTTAAAAGAAGAACACTCTCTATCGATGTTCCCGTTGCCTTTGCTCTTTGGCTCGCTTTCACAGTAAGCCTCGTTCACTTGATCCAAGGATCAGGAGAGATTTATTTTGATTCAATTGCAACTCTTGTTTTTCTTCTGCTTCTGTCTCGCTACTTCATGAAAAAGGCTTCACAAAAAGGTCTTGAAGCAGGAAGCCTTGGACACTTCTTTAATAGTGGTCAGGTACTTAGAAAAGATAAGGACTCAGGTAAGTTTATCTCAACACATGCCAAGTATCTTAAGGCCGGTGATATCATTCGCGTCCTAGAACAAGAAATGATTCCAGCAGATGGAATTATCCTTGAAGGTTCTGGTCAGATCAACTCAAGTCTTCTCACTGGCGAGTCTCTTTCACAAAAAGTAAAAGCAGGTGATGAAGTTTTCTCTGGAACAGAAAATCTCGTTTCTGATCTGATCATTAAAGTTCAAAAGGC from Halobacteriovorax sp. GB3 includes:
- a CDS encoding response regulator transcription factor, producing MNQNKKKILVIEDEFHIAEGIKLNLSLQGHDVKVEGDGIRGLDTWKKWSPDLLVLDLMLPGLDGHKIIKAIREENLQAPILVLSAKDQTRDKVRCLEDGVDDYIAKPFDLDEFLLRVKRLLQQSDWYDHRKGQSDLEVNESLVEFQFGDNQVNLKTLEAVSGKNQFKLTAQEAQILKLFFSNEGRPLSRKELLLFGWDYDAETSTRTVDNFIVRLRRYFEKDPKNPRHFISMRSVGYVFKKG
- a CDS encoding sensor histidine kinase produces the protein MQKLRWWNRPLLILVLTIIALGVSYYLYLDSYLRVQEAMANFVIKYKLEEKQDLDTQSWVLILILSILLTVILFGMSIIYVYYQKMIQLYRMQQSFINGFTHELKTPIASLRLFLDTFTKHELSREDQLKYLEFMKKDTERLAENVEQILYLGRIEDRSYKGERSTLNLGDFISSIVEKSSHHFDDLTIEFNESDECWCEVDKKLFESLVLNLISNAQRYKKDGQGQLNISLNTAGSKCFLEFQDRGIGLEKKHLKKVFKKFFQVGKSVKGSGLGLYFVWQVTKLHHGSISVHSEGLQKGCLFKLSFPRVIWNKKDSL
- the deoC gene encoding deoxyribose-phosphate aldolase — translated: MPINKTIDHTLLKQNATSEQVKRLCQEAMEYEFASVCINPTHIKLAKEILKDSPVKVCTVIGFPLGANATETKVFETKKAISDGADEVDMVINIGALKEGNFQLVEDDIRAVVLAAKEQDSKSEIIVKVIIETALLEKEEIATATKITDKAKAHFVKTSTGFAGGGATIEDVKLMKSTIESNMLIKASGGIRDLEQAKAMIEAGASRLGASSGVQIMQGLTSKSDY
- a CDS encoding CpaF family protein; the protein is MMNEANSVWNMINELSTKKGISEIVINDPKTVFVERGGKFIQLNVQLTKTDMYEFISDVAKFNKRTCDVNHPILDGNLPDGSRINAIIEPFSSGSPAISIRRYLKVAQSFAKNPNAFGLNENWCELMRALVSANMNVIVSGGTGVGKTTFLNMLLGELSVGERVVTIEDTLELSLNRPNVVRLEAASRSTSKADIGIRELVKNTLRMRPDRIIIGEVRGAEIFDLLQAMNTGHDGSMTSVHASSPGECFQRIETLFLMTGFDVPIKVIRKLLVSAVDFVIQISRDRDGNRVISEVRELTGMEGDMITSQVIATFEDGKLSATGLSPQRMEKLARLGGLPLDFFNS
- a CDS encoding transporter substrate-binding domain-containing protein: MKVLIISFLLISTVRAQDVISHAFVQPHFEIVRKILLAALEETKKDYGPYILKETPKYTQAREVVLTADNKMLNLIWSMTSISREEKLQPVKIPLLMGLIGLRTLIIRKEDKVRFENIKTITELKKIKLGQEKDWPDTEILRSQGFNVFPFSSYNSSFDLLRIGRYDFYPRGVTEPYTEIHQYGLGELIVDQTHALFYHAPFFFFVSKKNKRLHKRLNDGMERLVSKGKIRELLLNDAIVRVSLLKSKISSRKIHYINNPFFPDEELKKRKELWLDLENLDEILSKEPLKNQKLLENSFLKDI
- a CDS encoding DUF6178 family protein, coding for MSEKKSLNVIENILTEAKAYTSIELIESAVEAGKDLKHFPVQPLYLVVKDLPLDKISQTLPLMTKDQRKVCHTIDLWSKDNLDLEHFPRWIVATAECEDDKVRLEFASSSEFALFLKGKFNIWTFDVEDPLYPEHDNYFLTEDNLLLVEFDDECVYVEHVKKLISDLYTEMGVENAYAHLFKYVSEGFLTLQEEEFHFKKNFMNDFGFVDYFESLEVDNSFPSFSHIDHFITSKKRITGELQNISKEQGLHKNALMAFEKGFESIYEQLNKVTDEKRFQYLHFNFVRLINAKATLDNSLKSGSVALTRTGNRTKERMILGYAYLMDFALKGEIKEFVADDSIFNLFEFTDVYKVGNSLISLVQKEVKKNLRQFQFEGEDETFVGSFWEDFLDNTFNEQVRYSENGRAEKAKAVSDVETYLTWKKRAELFNQSAPFISQFKVAFNKLVEEGKLSDTFYINYKIEEIDFEAIILSSLANFLLGNYAKEDSAQKMGLTVDEFKSFCNLVLTSEGEISLDDKIDAKFEEFINNFGLSEIPDFKTYLLKIIQDQLSGYDVTTLTMDDFKHVGGPIILNVL
- a CDS encoding Crp/Fnr family transcriptional regulator; the protein is MKNSREMNGCEHCPSKGQGIFCELKNSELHEISEHKVTNTYKKGQTLFVQGNHPFGIYCINSGNIKVTKTGPDGKESIVRIVKGGDVLGHRSLFTNDYYSATATAIEDSKVCFIDKKYILKVIEEKPSVALNVINKLSRDMGAAESKLTSLHQKNVRERLAELFLLLKETHGEEVSTGRFKLNIKLTREEMATMIGTANETLIRFISEFKDENLIEQEGKVLFVVNEEKLVDWANLNY
- a CDS encoding cyclic nucleotide-binding domain-containing protein translates to MKRVSEENIIELDDSTICEIEQAVDTHTFPIQSDLFYEGQIPIVGYLLLDGHVQMLRNKKVKAIISKGTLFGVKELMTNSPSHYSAQILPGTKVCFLDKSSVLEFIEKHQGQDIGELFQKLIKT
- a CDS encoding universal stress protein, yielding MKNIVICASLNDHSLDLLKLLKGNDLLKDAKLHFVHCFEIQIYTSDFSPYVFPTEEKYPEIETSSKAILGNLAKEICTEEQLKNADFQCFFSHSPKERVREYLKESNADLVVVATRGKHGIEGLFSSSFAEHLLKYSPCDIHIMRPKDEE